From the genome of Monomorium pharaonis isolate MP-MQ-018 chromosome 1, ASM1337386v2, whole genome shotgun sequence:
tatttgcaaaaagaaacaagaaaataaattaaaagattcgGATATGTATTAAATCCAAAAATGTTCTTCTATGATGGCGTATGTTATTGTGTATCATTGCAGACATATAGAGAaccgcaaaatatttatcatttccTGCGAgcttttatcaaaataaagattttttacttgtgtgaatataagaaaatagacTATTCCAccctaaataatttatgttggatccttcacttaaaaaatatatgtttttgaattgacaattaaaaataacattcttCCCTGCGATAAAGCTTTTCTaataaatcaaagaaataattgcGTGGAAGTCCAGATGATATTTGCTGTATTCGTTTATTTATTCGATTATATACCTTTTTTtcgtatgaaaaataaatgttcggCAAATCTATATCAGTGAAGAGCTGTTTCACGCGTCCCACTTTCTCTGAATCCGAAACTCCGTAACATTCCTgtgtgaagaaaaaaagaaaaaaataagaaaataaattaatatgacaaTGTTTGACGAaaacatttaacaaaaatcaTATAATCAATAGTATTTACTTCTAAACATTTACGCTGTTCTGGAGTGAAGTGTTGAAGAGCCGTAACATTTACCCACGTACATTTTCCTTCTTCTATATCAGtacttatttttagaaaagtttCATAATTCCCATAGCACGCTAAATAATCGTCTTGAACTTGTATTAAGTACCCCATGTCTAACAAGATGGTTTCTGATTCATTGAACATTTCTGGATCTTTTATTCCAGCCTACATCAAATACCATCACAGTGCATTATTGTCATCaaagataaacaattttatttatgtaaaaagaaatcagGTAAACTTACAAAATGCATTGCTATGCGTATTGGTGCAATCATCAAACATCCTTTGTATATGGCAAGTGACCTATATCGATTCATTGTAAATAGATCTAGATTTACTAAGTCGTTAAGTTTCTTGTTGCATGCGTACATATCTAAACACTGAGATAGttgtaacttaaaattaatctgtaaaaatattttcgtaaataatagtttgattaaaaaaaaccgaGAAGGACAAACTAATATTTaagatacaatattatataatatttacttacatCTTGGAAAGTTTccactaaattaatataacattcttttcttttaaaatgttttttaattatataatacatggcGCTCTCTAATAAGAAACCATCATTGATTGCCATTAAACCGTTATTATTGTACCGATACCAACATGGTTGGCCTCGACGAAATGACGATTGATCCATGATATCGTCGATTAACGTTAAATAGACTAATGTCTGTGTAGcaataaatgtaacaatatatttcataattcaatataattcatactcgtaatattttatgtattctatTAAAGTTGCTGCCATTATACAGTATATTACCTTCGtcttaaatatgtataaattatattatctcatgtttaattaaaccaaatttgtttataaaaggTATCACAAGTTATGGAAAGAAGAATAGAATTACGCACCATTTCTATACACCATGCTAAAATTCGTACTAAGCGAATATTATCTTCTGTTAGTTGTTCCTTAGGTACTAACAATTTATAAGCATAGACCAATGATAAGCAAAtaactttctttgtttttagaaCATTATACTGTAATACctgtattatacaaaaatatattaacatctATATTTGCAAAAACATTAACATGTAAATCTCTGATTAACATATATGTtgttgctttttattttattcaaacattatatatgtatttttgtgcTATTAAAGTATttggcattttttaaaatagaatatcaCTATTcttatttacttttcttttagatttcttaacatttttttaataatttgtttcgaCAAACTTTTACGTTATTGCTTtcaaaatcttatttcaaattttatataaactgtttatagtttattttaaattaaattattttatgttaaagtaCCTGTATCCAATATGCCCCACCTAAGCTTtggtaatttttctaatttttgatgaatatgaaattgaaaaataagatttagatttaaagtaggaaatatttctgaaactaaaaaaataaaaatattttcaattatttatataagtataataaaaaattttttaaaaggacAGCACTTGGACCATATTGATTACGTATATACTTAATGTGGCCCAGttagatatttttctcttttttgtaaacatttttgagaaaatactaaataaaaaatcaacatatttaattaaacatttattaagacgcttatagaaaaattacacatgtagttatttattaaataattaaaatgtattcatTTAATACAAGGGGcgttatcttaatttttacctTTTGAAAAGCTTCAACGAATACTATAAAGTTAAGCactaaatatagaaataaaatcttgattttttaggtatattgataatttttaggTATATTGATAAGATAGTAGTAAGATAGTACCTggccataataattttacaatacaaaagaagtttttttgtttaattataaacaagacgtttaaataaaaacgtgaagTATTTacttcacatttttatttaaacgtcTTGTTCAACactatatttatagtattgaaaagcataaataaagaactacaataatataaattgcagatattaataattgttatatgatAAGTGTATACGAAGCAATAACTTAcctctaaaattttatattcggaaaaacataatttcaataaagtgCAATTACAAGCTATAGAAAACAGATTATTTCTAGTTAACTGACATAAATATATCGTATTGACTTCGTAAGATAGAGATCCTAAAATCAGAGTTGCGATCCCGATCGCAATCGGATCCCAACTTTTGATTAGTTCAACATCTCTGATCTATTCGGCACATTTCGAAAAGTTTCGTACATTCTCCGAAAATAAGCATGTTCGTTTTCGCTGCACTTTTGAACTAATGCAATAAATTCAAATGaaacaaatacatttaatcTCACCCCACATATAATGTGTGTTGTCCGTTGATGTCTAATTGTTAACTTTTGTGTTCTTAATCCATTGGGCTCGACGCACTGGATCTTttggaaaaactttaaataaatattgcaaaaaagagTTTAACAACccgttattttcaaatttttattatatttcgtcGTGTTGGCGTGTTACGTATTTCGTTTTTTCTACGCATGCGTTTATAAAGCAAACATTGCTATCTCTTTGTATCTGCCATTTTTGATCTGGACTGTCGCAACTCTGATTATAAGATCTCTATCCTGAGCGATGTATTAGCGCTTTCTGTGAAATTTGTTGTGTAACTATTTGAAAATGGGTATTGGTCAAATTAGGTACATTGTCATATTGGGTACAGgtaacttatatttaattattataaagaatttattctaatataatataaatattattctagaattaattaattagatcatgacaaaaattttaattattttttgcttgaGTTGATTATTGTGTAATATTgtatgttttatcaataattactTACTTTTTCTAACCATTTATCAATATCAGGAATGTTTAAATTCGTAACCATTTCCGTAATATCGCGAACAACATCCGGCCACACTTCCATCATCCCCTGAATTTCTTTCTCCATTGTTATCCACATTATTTGAGTTTTGGAAGAAGCCATTCTTTTTCGTTGCAATACAACGTTCGAAAACTTCAACAATCaacaacaattatttaattaaattatgaatacaATTATAGTTAATTACATGCCAACCATTCAATAACACGGAGCTTCGATCTGAAAACtgttcttattaaatttatattttctatactttctgttatatgtatatgcttgattacatttttcagCTTCTGGGAAGAAGGAATAGAAGACATGGAAAGTCTGaagattataaattctttgtttCGACATgccatatatatacatatatacatataatatattcaatccattgaatatattatattatcaattgaataataaaatatatgtatgaatatgtatattttttatcattaaagaAGCGATTTACACATTATGAATATAATCATGTGCAATTGTTAAAtgattctttttaattgaaacgataatttatatttttcatatttttatttttaaaaaataaaacggaTTACATAAGTACTACTATACAATTTTAACACTTGATGCAGTCACCCAATACTGCCCACCTgagtttagaaaatttttttaatttttaataaataaaaaataaaaaataaggtaAGATTTATACTaggaaacatttctgaaacctaaaaaaagtatacaaaatattttcaattgattatataagtatattaaagATTCGAACAAAAAAATAGCACTCGTACCATATCGATTACATTTGTACCCAATGTGGCCTAGTTATATATTTCcctcttttttattaacatttttgaaaaaaatccaaaataaaagatcaaaatgtttaattaagcatttattaacatacctacgaaaaaaattacacatacgactatttgttaaatataaatctatttacaaaatttacaaaaaaatgtaataaagtaattaataaaaaaatattaacagtatttattattttgtgcttataattctttttatcttaaattgattaaattgataatacgcGATAAACATTTTAGATGTTAAGatataagttaatataattaacaaaactttaattaaaatttttattaatgtaaacaataaaaaagtacTTCCTATTGTCTATCATGCAGACTATTATCTATTAACAATTCCTATACTTTGCAATAGTGAATCAAATAAAGTAATCAtcaaatttgtcaaatctGCAATATTTACTTTTGACCACCACaggttttaaattaataatataaaataaaggaatcTCTCCCATTTTGTAAAGTGGAGAGACACGAcgtaatacatttattgttgtgTAAATCTGTAAAATTGATCTAGTTGTTCTATTCAATCCTCTCTACACGATGTGATACGAACTTTTGAGAATTATCCGATTTAACTGCAATCTGGTGGAAAAGCTAGCAAGTAAAgctaaatttcaaaattgcaattttatctaCTTGCAAGCTTTTAGATATGGACACATGTTGATTATATTTACTATCATTTATTGTTCTATGCCTACAATCAACCAGTATATGTGTGGCTCAAGtttgaaaaatctatttttttttttatttaaaacagttttacgaattattataaaatataaacgtaatTCTGGACTATTACATTAcagtaatgataataattcaaagtatttaaaagtatttttagtTATACGGATGTagcatatattaattaaccACTAAACATTAGAttagattctttttttatacacataaataattaaccatttaattaagatttaattttatgtgttcATTTATGATATACTGACtcacacaatatatattcaattcaCTTTGTTTTCAAATGCGTCACCTGTATGTTAATTTCCTAAAGGCGATTGCACGTACATTTCCGTAATCGTAAGATTTTGACCAATCATATCTCAATGCTCAAATCAGCCGTAACCGACCAAATTAACCAATCGTATCGCTCAATTTCTTACGGTAAACGATTACAGAAATGTACATGTAACGGCCttaactttatattacatCATATGTCGCCTTTTAAGGCTAGTCCAGCCGATGATCTGACGACGAAATCGTCCCTAAATATTGGACGTTGATGCAGTAACGCGTACAGACGAATCGTGCGCCGAGCACTAATCACGTCGGAAAGGACAGCGAGCTGATTAGATCGGAGAACGTGCGCGCGGCCAGGTAGCACGTTAGTGCCGCCGCAAATGCAGCCCATTGCGGAATTTATGATTCGCAAGTGCATAACTCCGCCATTAGCCATGAAATAGTTTCCGGCTATCTGCTCCGTTCCATGCAGCGCGAGTCGCGTGGATGCGCTCGCCGGGCCGACTGGGCGCATAGCCGCACTGTCCTCTCATATTTCCATCCGGTTCACTTATCGGCGTTGGCATTATTCGAATTATTAAGCACCCTACGCCGGGGCTGCAATCGACgaccccccctcctccctcccctcccccttctgCTGCGGCGTCCCTATTGTGCGTGCATCGCACGTTTTTCGCCGATCCATTACGCGCTGCTTTCCACCGGCTCTTAAACATTATTTCCCTGATTCGTCCGCAGTGTGCCGTTGTTATCCATTGTTTTGCCGTTCATTATTTTACCAATACCAATGTAGAATATTACGCGACAATTGAGAGATCGTAAATTGAGTGAGATTCGGGATCAGTTTAAATCTATGATAATTAAgaattcattattttgaacAGGAATTTCATTGATCAGAATCAAtggatatataaaaatttgtcgttttttttttaattgttcacAAAAACaatgtgaatatttttatacctaaataaaaaaaccttGCATATCGccggtaaaaatttttttatataaaaacataaatatacatagaGTATGTCCATATTTGTTTATACTAGgttttcttttgaaaaatttttgtttggtgtaaaaaaatacattatattaaaaaaacaaaaactatttaaaaaggtaattttcaCATtgctgtttttacaaaaagctaggaggtataaaaaataagaaagaattgtccatgcataattatatatatatccatataaattacaaaatatatattttatacgtggacaatttttctttttttttttcaaacttaactttttgtaagagaaacaatgcaaaaattatctttttaattagtttctgtcttttcagtataactattatttatatatcaaacagaaattttacaaaaaaaaagtaactataaacatatacgtatatattttatatacacgtatatgtttatagttacttttttatatttatttttatataaacatatacgtatacatttatttcatataaaaaactttttagcGGACCGTAACAATGCATTGAAAATAATCGTacttagaaaaatgtttaaacattacattAGAAGACGATGGAACGAAGCTACTTCGAAAATTACTGGTTTAAATATCGATGAACACCCCCGTTTCAACAGTTTaccattaaatattaataattgcaagAGATAATGATGTATCACTAAGACGCAAAGAtattagtaatttataaaacatgatttaCTCATCGTTTTAttccaataaattattaacaaacaaTGTAAGAAGTATATGcgcttctaattttttttgagatttatgGTATTTTACATGAGACATAGGCCGCAGGGCGGACGACGAGATGCGGTCGCAGGGTGGGCAAGGGGGAACGGGGTAAGTCGGCGGAAGTGGCAGCGAATGTAGCGTGAAATCGTAACGGAGAAATCGCAATAACTCTTCCAAAGCGGTTTAAAGCCGCTCGTCCCGAGGCCGCTTTGGCTGCGGGAAAGTCGGAGTGCGGAGTCCCCATCGGtgtatcgaatttttttttctcccacCGTACACTCGGCGTacactctccctctctctctcatttctcACTCTAACCCTTTCTCCCACTTCTCTTACCCTTTTTTCCCTATCGCCTCCTCGCCGTTTTTACGATATTGGCGCAATCGGCGCTTGCGCTCGGAGGACGGTTGCATTATATTTTCGGCAAAGATCTCGTAGGTCGTGGCAGCAGCCACGCACTGCAgtgggagggggagggggggcgTTAATGCAAGCGCGAACGTATCGAAATTGGAAAAAACCTCGGTGAATTTACTGCGGTAAAAAAAGCGAGCACGAGGGCGACCGTTCTTTCCCTTATGACCGGCGGCGTCGGCGCCCTGGACGGTGGATCGTAAGGGCGAGACGCGAGGGACGGTGATCTCGGCCATTAGGTACTGACCATTGAAAATCCTGGTCACGTAAAGCATCTCACGGCCGGGAAGGGTAATCATAAATTCTGAACGGAGATTGCACGGCGGCGGCGCGCAAGCTTGCGACTGACGACGCTTTTCTTCATCTTGTGTTGGAAAATCGCTTCGGAATTTTCTTACGCTCCGTGCAATCCGCACGCGCGACAGAGCACACTGCTTTTACGCATTTATATATGTGAGAGATTATTTTGGGGGGAAGGGGCACTGTTAATAATACCAAAAGTTaaagtaattatgtaatagcgttgaagtaaaaataatcattaattcaTGAATTATGCTATTTATgcatagattaaaaaaaaaaacaataccgGAAATTATGTATCGTcgaatatgaaaatattgttaaagaaCCGAACGTTAAGTTTTAAACAAGATCTGTTTAATTGTTACAATACACTtctattgaataaaatatctgcAAGACAAGTATGTGTGTGATTATAAATGCCAAATGAACAATTACGGCACAAATGTGGAGGTATATTGGTTCACAGATACCTCGTACGAAGTTTACATTTAGTAATGCATCGATTTGCGTTCCCGCGAAATCACAGCTATTTGCCTGTAAGCGATTCAGGTCAAGTACAAACTAGAGATGCAAACTTGCACCTAAGTGAGGCACTTCGTAAATGCAAATATCCTATAGTCCCGATCGAGCACCGCGCTAGTTGCCTCTAACAATGGAAACTACTTAAGCGCTCGATTATTGCGATAATGCGCTGGAAGAACAAGTTCGCTTAAACTTAACTGCAACGTTAACACGTTCCGGTCGGCATCGGGATCTGGTAATGCGATGGTAATGcaaggaaacaaaaaaaattacgctTTGTCGGGTTACATAAAACTGATCTCCGTTTAAATGCCGGGGTATACAAGATCTCCAGTGACGCACGCATGATTGAAATACGTTCCTGTCCGGGCGAATGGAATCTATATCAATCCGCGAACGCAGCGGCGCTTgtggtattaaaaaaaaaaaagggaactCGCAGTTTcgccaatttttatttttaattctccaTCGCTCAACCCAATTTCTCGGCAGCTGACGGTTTCGTTTGCGCCGCTACCAAGTTTTGGTGATTTTATGTTTTTGCACAAATCAAAGGGAGCTctttgaacttaaaaaaaaaaaatagttttcattGCATCGCATAGATGACACTGCATGAATACGCGTCCTTGTATAGTTTCTTGctgagtaatataaaaaaaaactttacggCCAATTAAAAGTGGTTTAAATGCGTGAGCATTAAAATGCGTCGAAACTAAATATTTccaatacatataaatacatatttcgtTTGTTCAAACAAAGTTCTTACGTATTTCTTAtagtaagaaaataatgtaatagcAATAAGAATAgtctaattatatttctagAATTTACATGCGATCTATTTTTGTTCAATGTCTTCTATTATTCCCTTTAAAACTTATCTGCATGCATCTCTTTATCTTCCGGGTTACAcgtttttttagattacagaCTCGTCTTTTGATCAGTCAAGTATAagtaagatattattttacagcTACATAGTTTTACGGGAAAAagttaaagagagaaaaagagaggagaagGGAGGCGGACTTTATGAAATTTCGTATATGGGCACGTTtgaacaatattttcttgaaaaattgcGCTTTAATCTTTTGAGGCCAGCAGCGTTCAGGCGGGTACTATGTTCCCTGTTGTTTTCgaactattttattacaatgccAAATATTCTGGTTTTAATATATCCCGTTTTGTGTAATATCCAAAAATATtgcgctttttttttcttgtaaaatgagtataatttcttgcttatatgtatgtaaaacaatgattgttaaatagaatatatttgtttcaatttaatgtttaattttctgTGTAAAGCTTGTCagaaagaaagacagagagaaagagagagtttgCGCTATGTACGTTATGTgttttattacagaaataattcAAAGAGAATGTTATACGAGAgtttaaatgtcaaataaacgATATTTGTCCGTTGATGATTACAGATAACAGTGAATAGCGAATGTTTGGTATCCATAACGAGTACTTGTACACCTGAGACCATCATCTAAACGGAAATTAATCGTTCATAGATCGATACCAGGAGAGCGACGGAACAGGAGGGCGGGAGGGATGGAATAGCGGCTAGTCGGTTTAGCGAACATACTAATCCGATCAAGCAATCTCTGCGATCTCTCCCGTTGCTGGACCCACCAATTGCATCTATACACCTGCCGGCTGTGCTACCCCTTGGCACCACGGACATCCGTTAATCAACGCCTAATTAAGTGCGTCAGCAAAGTCCAGTGGTTCATGTGACGCACCCGATGAAACCTCATGGCGTTTAATATCGATCGATATTCTGATATAGAATCGGCTATAAATCTTGCGGCATGTTAACGCGCTTTTATGTAAACGAGACATTAGAACTAATGTCagctattttttcattaattaatttctctatGATAAATTCATATTAGACTGTTATGTTTAAATCAAGATGAAGAAGAAGTGTCATTTTTTTAGTCAAAGTTTGGAtgcctaataatatttttatgtctttaaACGTcactaatatattatactcgAAGGTGGCGAAAATTGTCTTGTCGACAATATTCATTTtgtataagcatattatattgaaCATAATTCTTTTACATACTTGccatataatgtaaaatatgtaaaacttatatattaaataacttttatatacatatcaaagaaataaatgttataatctAGATAGAAAATCCTCGTGCATCTATGTCTACATGAGTTTATTTCATCTTTCGAGTTAGCAAAAGTTTTGCCAAATCTTTTAGGAACACACAGGGTATCCTTATAGATATCTCGAAAGTAGGACAGTTGATATAATCTTCTAGC
Proteins encoded in this window:
- the LOC105839632 gene encoding farnesyl pyrophosphate synthase isoform X2 gives rise to the protein MFSNVVLQRKRMASSKTQIMWITMEKEIQGMMEVWPDVVRDITEMVTNLNIPDIDKWLEKVLQYNVLKTKKVICLSLVYAYKLLVPKEQLTEDNIRLVRILAWCIEMTLVYLTLIDDIMDQSSFRRGQPCWYRYNNNGLMAINDGFLLESAMYYIIKKHFKRKECYINLVETFQDINFKLQLSQCLDMYACNKKLNDLVNLDLFTMNRYRSLAIYKGCLMIAPIRIAMHFAGIKDPEMFNESETILLDMGYLIQVQDDYLACYGNYETFLKISTDIEEGKCTWVNVTALQHFTPEQRKCLEECYGVSDSEKVGRVKQLFTDIDLPNIYFSYEKKVYNRINKRIQQISSGLPRNYFFDLLEKLYRREECYF
- the LOC105839632 gene encoding farnesyl pyrophosphate synthase isoform X1 translates to MACRNKEFIIFRLSMSSIPSSQKLKNFSNVVLQRKRMASSKTQIMWITMEKEIQGMMEVWPDVVRDITEMVTNLNIPDIDKWLEKVLQYNVLKTKKVICLSLVYAYKLLVPKEQLTEDNIRLVRILAWCIEMTLVYLTLIDDIMDQSSFRRGQPCWYRYNNNGLMAINDGFLLESAMYYIIKKHFKRKECYINLVETFQDINFKLQLSQCLDMYACNKKLNDLVNLDLFTMNRYRSLAIYKGCLMIAPIRIAMHFAGIKDPEMFNESETILLDMGYLIQVQDDYLACYGNYETFLKISTDIEEGKCTWVNVTALQHFTPEQRKCLEECYGVSDSEKVGRVKQLFTDIDLPNIYFSYEKKVYNRINKRIQQISSGLPRNYFFDLLEKLYRREECYF
- the LOC105839632 gene encoding farnesyl pyrophosphate synthase isoform X3 → MASSKTQIMWITMEKEIQGMMEVWPDVVRDITEMVTNLNIPDIDKWLEKVLQYNVLKTKKVICLSLVYAYKLLVPKEQLTEDNIRLVRILAWCIEMTLVYLTLIDDIMDQSSFRRGQPCWYRYNNNGLMAINDGFLLESAMYYIIKKHFKRKECYINLVETFQDINFKLQLSQCLDMYACNKKLNDLVNLDLFTMNRYRSLAIYKGCLMIAPIRIAMHFAGIKDPEMFNESETILLDMGYLIQVQDDYLACYGNYETFLKISTDIEEGKCTWVNVTALQHFTPEQRKCLEECYGVSDSEKVGRVKQLFTDIDLPNIYFSYEKKVYNRINKRIQQISSGLPRNYFFDLLEKLYRREECYF